TAGAATTCGTTATTTCTTGATTTATATGTGGAGACAGCAGGTATGGCATTTTTCTTTGTTGCCTTTTTTGATATCAGGTTATACGCCTTTTTTGCGACATCACCCATAAGCATGATGACTTTGACATTAGGAAACAGGGCTATTTCCTTTTCTAAATACGGCAAACTGTTTTCAATACTGCTTTTCTCAATTACATATTGAGATTTTGGAGTTTTGACGGCATTTGTAATATACACACCCATTTGCAAAATATCTTGGATGGTAGAAACCTTACAACCTGCTTTTTGAAAAAGAGGAATTATAGTTTTTACATAATCTGCATCAGGTTGCCCATAGAAATCCTGCAAAGGGTCAGAAGGAACAACCTCGTTTATCATGATTGCCTTAACTGCCAATGGCTCGATCTCAAAAGTATTTAATTGCATTACTTTTGAAACATCCATTACTTTTTCCAATTCTGCTTTGATGTTCATATATGCATACTCCTTTCCAATGGCGTAATACAGATTTATAGTTTCCCGTTTTCCTTAGTCGTTCCGATAAAAACCCGATTAATCAGCATAGAGGAAATTCTCG
The sequence above is a segment of the Sphaerochaeta pleomorpha str. Grapes genome. Coding sequences within it:
- a CDS encoding uracil-DNA glycosylase family protein, giving the protein MNIKAELEKVMDVSKVMQLNTFEIEPLAVKAIMINEVVPSDPLQDFYGQPDADYVKTIIPLFQKAGCKVSTIQDILQMGVYITNAVKTPKSQYVIEKSSIENSLPYLEKEIALFPNVKVIMLMGDVAKKAYNLISKKATKKNAIPAVSTYKSRNNEFYYGSIRIMPSYCITGKNILIEKSKFEMAAEDIAIMLDIIT